The following proteins are co-located in the Myxocyprinus asiaticus isolate MX2 ecotype Aquarium Trade chromosome 18, UBuf_Myxa_2, whole genome shotgun sequence genome:
- the LOC127456472 gene encoding uncharacterized protein LOC127456472: protein MVAVFLLAVFSVSVFLQSQGQKIHEAKIYSDNTEVLEGGKLELTCSIFGYSAKAVYLYLCKNGKAIDQKKQRNQQDINFRIEGIQMEHSGNYSCVFSEEQLETTNVMGYGDNYIFINVIESLIRAQIHLLESEVPEGSDVEFMCTSSHPLNTNQSRNLILAYLIKDRKAVEVSIWDTQKMKTTFTLRKVQMEDAGTYSCVVLLNILPHPGMRLYGSNEVNLQITVASNSSTEEVKIVLVCSGIVLLLCLSLGILTMIRKRVIECPGFHSERSLENEVEIREAEAIYEDTTEATSEIQSVVRDEQEWDEFSDSEEDPNENQPHNVSQLYTAVGF, encoded by the exons ATGGTTGCTGTGTTTCTCCTTGCTG tcttctCAGTAAGTGTATTCCTTCAGAGTCAAG GTCAAAAGATCCATGAAGCAAAGATTTACAGTGATAATACAGAGGTACTCGAAGGTGGTAAACTGGAGCTTACATGCAGCATATTTGGTTATTCAGCAAAGGCAGTTTATTTATATCTGTGTAAAAATGGTAAAGCTATAGATCAGAAAAAACAACGCAATCAACAAGACATCAACTTTAGAATAGAAGGAATACAAATGGAGCATTCAGGCAACTACAGCTGTGTGTTCTCAGAAGAGCAGTTGGAAACAACCAACGTAATGGGATATGGTGATAATTACATCTTCATAAATGTGATTG aATCATTGATTCGTGCACAGATACATTTGCTTGAGTCTGAGGTACCAGAGGGAAGTGATGTTGAGTTTATGtgtacatcatcacacccttTAAACACAAACCAGTCCAGGAATCTGATTTTGGCATATCTCATCAAAGACAGAAAGGCTGTTGAGGTCAGTATTTGGGACACACAGAAGATGAAGACAACATTCACCCTCAGAAAGGTCCAGATGGAAGATGCTGGAACATACAGCTGCGTTGTGTTGTTAAATATTCTTCCTCATCCTGGAATGAGACTCTATGGAAGTAATGAGGTCAATCTTCAGATAACAG TGGCGTCTAACAGCAGCACTGAGGAAGTGAAAATTGTGCTAGTGTGTTCTGGCATAGTGTTgctcctctgtctgtctctggGAATTTTGACAATGATCCGAAAGAGAG TAATAGAATGCCCTGGATTCCATAGTGAAAG ATCTTTGGAAAATGAGGTGGAGATCAGAGAAGCAGAGGCTATATATGAAG ATACAACTGAAGCTACGAGTGAAATACAGAGTGTGGTCCG CGACGAACAAGAATGGGATGAGTTCTCTGACAGCG aggaagaTCCGAATGAAAATCAG CCACACAATGTTTCACAACTATACACAGCTGTGGGATTTTGA